Proteins encoded within one genomic window of Tidjanibacter massiliensis:
- a CDS encoding glutaminyl-peptide cyclotransferase has protein sequence MKRIVVLYVILALAVSCGGRGTAKRAAAAPAAPQAPVSFREPAEYTYRVKAVYPHDTGAYTQGLFWLDGYLYEGTGQNGRSELRRVEPATGRVLQRVGLERKYFGEGIAYLGGKIYQLTWVAGRAFVYDAEDFRPLRSFVYDGEGWGLTTDGEYLYMSDGSDKIYVRDAENFGVVRTLQVTAKGRPVDMLNELEWIEGRIWANLYLYDQVVVIDPQTGEVTGVVDFEGLQEPSDRTPETDVFNGIAYDAASGDIYVTGKNWNKLYKVEIFEKEKGEE, from the coding sequence ATGAAAAGGATAGTCGTACTTTATGTTATACTCGCGCTGGCCGTATCCTGCGGCGGGCGCGGGACGGCGAAGCGGGCTGCGGCCGCACCTGCTGCGCCTCAGGCCCCGGTCTCCTTCCGCGAACCGGCGGAATACACCTACCGCGTGAAGGCCGTTTATCCCCACGATACCGGAGCCTATACGCAGGGACTGTTCTGGCTCGACGGGTATCTGTACGAGGGAACGGGCCAGAACGGGCGTTCGGAGCTTCGGCGGGTGGAACCGGCGACCGGGCGCGTGCTGCAGCGCGTGGGACTGGAGAGAAAGTATTTCGGCGAGGGTATCGCATACCTCGGCGGCAAGATATACCAGTTGACTTGGGTGGCGGGCCGTGCGTTCGTCTATGATGCGGAGGATTTCCGGCCGCTCCGTTCGTTCGTGTACGACGGCGAAGGGTGGGGGCTGACCACCGACGGGGAGTATCTCTACATGAGCGACGGTTCCGACAAAATTTATGTGCGCGATGCGGAGAATTTCGGCGTGGTGCGGACGCTGCAGGTTACGGCCAAGGGGCGGCCGGTGGACATGCTCAACGAACTGGAGTGGATAGAGGGGCGCATCTGGGCCAATCTTTATCTGTACGACCAGGTGGTCGTCATCGACCCGCAGACGGGCGAGGTGACCGGGGTGGTGGACTTCGAAGGCCTGCAGGAGCCTTCGGACCGGACGCCGGAAACGGATGTTTTCAACGGTATCGCCTACGATGCCGCATCGGGAGACATCTATGTGACCGGAAAGAACTGGAACAAACTTTATAAAGTAGAGATATTCGAGAAAGAAAAAGGAGAGGAGTGA
- the serS gene encoding serine--tRNA ligase, which yields MLTLKQIREERQRTVERLAVKGVDAAPVIEKIIAEDDLRRSLQQRLDGCLAEQNALSKEIGKLFAAGRREEADAAKGRVTLLKEESKKLEEQLREAADRMNALIVTLPNVPTEIVPAGRSAEENEVVKITPLPEALPEGALPHWELARKYGIIDFELGVKLTGAGFPVYKGQGAALQRALISFFLDRNTKAGYTEVMPPLMVNEASGFGTGQLPDKEGQMYHVTQDNFYLIPTAEVPVTNIYRDVILDGAELPVRMTAYTPCFRREAGSYGKDVRGLNRLHQFDKVEIVRIERPENSYAALDEMVAHVESIVKELELPYRILRLCGGDISFTSALTYDFEVWSAAQKRWLEVSSVSNFETFQANRLKLRYRDADRKIQLAHTLNGSSLALPRIVAALLENNQTPDGIRIPAALVPFTGFDRIK from the coding sequence ATGCTTACTTTGAAACAAATCCGGGAAGAGAGGCAGCGCACCGTGGAGCGCCTCGCCGTCAAGGGAGTCGATGCGGCCCCGGTGATTGAAAAAATCATAGCGGAGGACGACCTGCGCCGTTCGCTCCAGCAGCGGCTGGACGGCTGCCTTGCCGAACAGAACGCCCTCTCCAAGGAGATAGGAAAGCTCTTTGCCGCGGGACGACGCGAAGAGGCCGACGCGGCCAAGGGACGGGTAACGCTCTTGAAGGAGGAGTCGAAAAAACTCGAAGAGCAGCTCCGCGAGGCCGCCGACCGCATGAACGCGCTCATCGTTACCCTGCCCAACGTACCGACCGAAATCGTACCGGCAGGCAGGAGCGCCGAGGAGAACGAAGTGGTCAAAATCACGCCGCTGCCCGAGGCACTGCCCGAAGGGGCGCTTCCACACTGGGAACTGGCGCGCAAATATGGCATTATCGATTTCGAGCTGGGCGTGAAGCTCACGGGAGCCGGATTCCCCGTCTATAAGGGACAGGGAGCAGCTCTGCAGCGAGCCCTCATCTCCTTCTTCCTCGACCGCAACACGAAAGCGGGCTACACGGAGGTGATGCCCCCGTTGATGGTGAACGAAGCGTCGGGCTTCGGCACGGGCCAGCTTCCCGACAAGGAGGGGCAGATGTACCACGTAACGCAGGACAATTTCTACCTCATTCCTACGGCCGAAGTTCCCGTGACGAACATCTACCGCGACGTCATCCTCGACGGAGCGGAACTTCCCGTGCGCATGACCGCCTACACGCCCTGTTTCCGCCGCGAGGCCGGCTCCTACGGCAAGGACGTGCGCGGCCTCAACCGCCTGCACCAATTCGACAAGGTGGAAATCGTGCGCATCGAAAGGCCCGAAAATTCCTATGCCGCACTCGACGAAATGGTGGCCCACGTGGAAAGCATCGTAAAGGAACTGGAACTTCCCTACCGCATCCTGAGGCTGTGCGGCGGAGACATCAGCTTCACGTCGGCCCTCACGTACGATTTCGAGGTATGGTCTGCCGCCCAGAAGCGATGGCTGGAGGTCTCCTCCGTGTCGAATTTCGAGACTTTTCAGGCCAACAGGCTGAAACTCCGCTACCGCGACGCCGACCGGAAAATCCAGTTGGCCCACACCCTCAACGGCAGTTCGCTCGCCCTGCCGCGCATCGTGGCCGCGCTGCTGGAAAACAACCAGACGCCCGACGGCATCCGCATTCCCGCGGCGCTCGTCCCCTTCACCGGGTTCGACCGGATAAAATAA